From Citricoccus sp. SGAir0253, a single genomic window includes:
- a CDS encoding phosphoribosylaminoimidazolesuccinocarboxamide synthase translates to MAGVGKGLDTTAPELPGWRHVYSGKVRDLYEPADAAPGTSATLLVVASDRISAYDFVLDTEIPDKGAVLTQLSLWWFEQLGVPHHVVSVDVPAAVAGRAMVVKRLDMFEVECIARGYLTGSGLAEYRESGTVTGIALPPGLVDGSRLEEAIFTPSAKAEVGEHDENITFEQMARLIGETPARRLRELTLDVYTRAEAIARERGIILADTKVEYGLDADGRIVLGDEVLTPDSSRFWDVDDYEPGRAQPSFDKQFVRDWLTSPASGWDRRSGEAPPALPEDVVARTRARYVEAYERLTGRTFTP, encoded by the coding sequence TGGACACGACCGCCCCGGAGCTGCCCGGCTGGCGGCACGTGTACTCCGGCAAGGTCCGGGACCTGTACGAGCCGGCCGACGCCGCGCCGGGCACCTCCGCGACGCTGCTCGTGGTGGCCTCGGACCGGATCAGCGCCTACGACTTCGTGCTGGACACCGAGATCCCGGACAAGGGCGCGGTGCTGACCCAGCTGTCCCTGTGGTGGTTCGAGCAGCTGGGCGTCCCGCACCACGTGGTGTCCGTGGACGTGCCCGCCGCGGTGGCCGGCCGGGCGATGGTGGTCAAGCGCCTGGACATGTTCGAGGTCGAGTGCATCGCGCGCGGCTACCTCACCGGCTCCGGCCTGGCGGAGTACCGCGAGTCCGGGACCGTGACCGGGATCGCGCTGCCGCCCGGGCTCGTGGACGGCTCCCGGCTGGAGGAGGCGATCTTCACCCCCTCGGCCAAGGCGGAGGTGGGCGAGCACGACGAGAACATCACCTTCGAGCAGATGGCCCGGCTCATCGGGGAGACCCCCGCGCGGCGGCTGCGGGAGCTCACGCTGGACGTGTACACGCGGGCCGAGGCGATCGCGCGGGAGCGCGGGATCATCCTGGCGGACACCAAGGTCGAGTACGGACTGGACGCCGACGGGCGGATCGTGCTCGGCGACGAGGTCCTCACCCCGGACTCCTCCCGCTTCTGGGACGTGGACGACTACGAGCCCGGCCGCGCCCAGCCCTCCTTCGACAAGCAGTTCGTCCGCGACTGGCTGACCTCGCCGGCCTCCGGCTGGGACCGCCGCTCGGGCGAGGCCCCGCCGGCCCTGCCCGAGGACGTGGTGGCGCGCACCCGCGCCCGCTACGTCGAGGCCTACGAGCGCCTGACGGGCCGCACCTTCACCCCCTGA
- a CDS encoding ABC transporter ATP-binding protein — protein MRGPGPVGTRGEERLDLSAEERRYVRARSWRLLKDLARPVRWQLLLTAVLVVVSNAARASFPLIIAWGIDWGLPQVVSTLEAGGSPTPVVAAVGGTYVAAGLAAGLLLGTYTWLTARVSQAMLLDLRVWVFRHTQRLSLEFHERYTSGRVISRQTSDLDSLRELLDQGVSALVSGLMFMVFTTISVFVLDWRSGLVLLGAFVPVAVAVRWYQVRSEAVYRRSRVSSARMIVHFVETMTGIRAVQAFRRQRANDEAYEGLATRYRDDMVDSLNLFGVLQPTLLVTGNLTVVALLVLGGFRVLDGTLAVGVLVALLLAGKRVFQPMEQVAMFYSSFQSATAALEKVSGLLEESPSVREPERPVPLPRAVGRLEFRDAEFGYGAGSVVLPRFDLVIPAGQTVAVVGQTGAGKSTLVKLIARFYDLSAGSLTLDGVELRRLSAADLRRHVVMVTQEAFLFSGSVAENIALGRPDATEAEIRAAARAVGADGFIEALPEGYATDVTKRGGRLSAGQRQLVSFARAFLADPAVLILDEATSSLDLPSERLVQSGLERLLGDRTALIIAHRLSTVEIADRVLVVHDGRIVEDGAPADLVAAGGRFAELHAAWKASLVS, from the coding sequence ATGAGGGGCCCCGGACCGGTCGGCACGCGGGGCGAGGAGCGGCTCGACCTCAGCGCCGAGGAGCGCCGGTACGTCCGGGCCCGGTCGTGGCGGCTGCTCAAGGACCTCGCCCGGCCGGTGCGGTGGCAACTGCTGCTGACGGCGGTGCTCGTCGTGGTCTCGAACGCCGCGCGCGCGTCGTTCCCGCTGATCATCGCGTGGGGCATCGACTGGGGGCTGCCGCAGGTCGTCTCCACGCTGGAGGCCGGGGGCTCCCCCACCCCGGTGGTGGCCGCCGTCGGGGGCACCTACGTGGCGGCCGGGCTGGCCGCCGGGCTGCTGCTGGGCACCTACACGTGGCTGACCGCCCGGGTGAGCCAGGCGATGCTGCTGGACCTGCGCGTCTGGGTCTTCCGGCACACCCAGCGGCTCTCGCTGGAGTTCCACGAGCGGTACACCTCCGGCCGGGTGATCTCCCGGCAGACCTCGGACCTGGACTCGCTGCGCGAGCTGCTGGACCAGGGCGTGTCCGCGCTCGTGTCCGGCCTGATGTTCATGGTGTTCACCACGATCTCCGTGTTCGTGCTCGACTGGCGCTCCGGGCTCGTGCTGCTGGGCGCCTTCGTGCCCGTGGCGGTCGCCGTGCGCTGGTACCAGGTGCGCTCCGAGGCGGTGTACCGCCGCTCGCGGGTGTCCTCGGCGCGGATGATCGTGCACTTCGTGGAGACCATGACCGGGATCCGCGCGGTGCAGGCGTTCCGCCGGCAGCGCGCCAACGACGAGGCCTACGAGGGCCTGGCCACGCGGTACCGCGACGACATGGTGGACTCGCTCAACCTGTTCGGCGTGCTCCAGCCGACCCTGCTGGTCACGGGCAACCTCACCGTGGTGGCCCTGCTGGTCCTCGGCGGCTTCAGGGTGCTGGACGGCACGCTCGCCGTCGGCGTGCTGGTGGCGCTGCTGCTGGCGGGCAAGCGCGTGTTCCAGCCGATGGAGCAGGTGGCCATGTTCTACTCCTCCTTCCAGTCCGCCACCGCGGCCCTGGAGAAGGTCTCCGGCCTGCTCGAGGAGTCCCCCTCCGTGCGCGAGCCCGAGCGGCCGGTGCCGCTGCCGCGGGCCGTGGGGCGGCTGGAGTTCCGGGATGCCGAGTTCGGCTACGGCGCCGGCAGCGTGGTGCTGCCACGCTTCGACCTGGTCATCCCCGCCGGGCAGACCGTGGCCGTGGTGGGGCAGACCGGGGCCGGCAAGTCCACGCTCGTCAAGCTCATCGCCCGGTTCTACGACCTCAGCGCCGGTTCGCTCACCCTGGACGGGGTGGAGCTGCGGCGGCTGTCCGCGGCCGACCTGCGCCGGCACGTGGTGATGGTGACCCAGGAGGCGTTCCTGTTCTCCGGCTCCGTGGCCGAGAACATCGCGCTGGGCCGGCCGGACGCCACGGAGGCGGAGATCCGGGCCGCGGCGCGGGCCGTGGGCGCCGACGGGTTCATCGAGGCGCTGCCCGAGGGCTACGCCACGGACGTCACCAAGCGCGGCGGGCGGCTGTCCGCGGGGCAGCGGCAGCTGGTGTCCTTCGCCCGCGCCTTCCTGGCCGACCCCGCCGTGCTCATCCTCGACGAGGCCACCAGTTCCCTGGACCTGCCGAGCGAGCGGCTCGTGCAGTCCGGCCTGGAGCGGCTGCTGGGCGACCGGACCGCGCTGATCATCGCGCACCGGCTGTCCACCGTGGAGATCGCGGACCGCGTGCTCGTGGTCCACGACGGGCGGATCGTGGAGGACGGGGCCCCCGCCGACCTGGTCGCCGCGGGCGGGCGCTTCGCCGAGCTCCATGCGGCGTGGAAGGCCTCCCTCGTCTCCTGA